CTTTATAGCACCGCCCACATCTGTTGCCGTAGCTAAGAAAGCATCTTTAGGCAATCCATCATGTGAATGACCAGTTACCAACACTTTGGTACCGAGTGGAATCACATTTGGATCAACTGCAATAGTACCAAGCTTGAGCGGATTTCCGAAATAATCTACAGCACCCCATCCGCCATTCTCACTGCTTGCTGATGAATAAGCTGATGCTTTAACTTGAATCGTTTTGTCATAATTAAAGGTCTTACCCCATGCTTCAACTGTTTTGGTCCCTGAGTTTACATTCAGATTTGGTGTAATCACTGGTGAATTGTCAGTTGTAGTTGTAGTTGTGGTTACGGACTCAGCCTGCATTTTACTAGGTATCGTAATCTCAAGACCTTCGTAAATATTAAGTGCTGCAACGTTTGGGTTTGCTTTCATTAATTCATTCATACCTACATTGTATTGCTTGGATAAAGTATAAAAAGTATTGCCTTCTTTAGCGATATGAACGCTGTCTGCATGTGCTGGTACAGCATGCAACAATGCACTGATTCCCATTACTGCAGCAAGGGCTTTAATTGTTCTAAATTTGTTCTTCATAATTGCCTCCTCATTAGATGGGCGTGAACGGTATGACTTCCGTATACGCTCGTGTACATTTTGAGTACCTATGTACATCCCGTGTGATTTCATGGTGTGTTGTGGTCTTTTGTAAAACTGACAGGACTTAATATATCACAATTTTGTAACCTGTGCCTATGTAATTGTTACCATTACGAAATATCAAGTTTCAATTTTGTCATCTTTTCAGATTTCAGTTAACATATTTTTTGTTATGTAAACTTCGTATAAAGATTCATGCACCTTTTTTTAAAAAAATATCATATAAATTTCCCGAAGATTTTACATAGCGTTAACATTTCATGCTTTATCCAATAGTAGAATGATAGAATATGATAAATAGATTAGATATAGATAACGAATCATATTTGGAGGTCTCATGAATACAGAAGAGAATAAAAACAACCAAAGCAGTCCAGCCACTGCTTACCTCAATAGAGATTTGAGCTGGATCGAGTTTAATCGACGCGTGCTTAAAGAAGCGCAAGACCCAGATAACCCGCTTATGGAACGCGCTAGATTTCTGGCTATTGTCTCAAGTAATCTGGACGAATTTATAAGTGTTCGAGTAGCAGGAATTCAAGATCAAATCCGGGCGGGGTATACGAAAAAAGATTTCACTGGCTACACCCCTTCCGGGTTATATAAACGTCTCATTAAGAGAGTTACCAAAATTGTTGCCGATCAATACCGGATTTTCCGTGATATTTCACGGAGCTTGCATAAAGAAGGAATCGTTTTTGTGGATTATGAGGATCTCACTCATGCACAGGAACAGTCCATAGAACAATATTACCGGGATATTATCTATCCTGTACTTACACCAATGGCTGTTGACCAGAGTCGACCGTTTCCACTCGTTCATAGCCAATTCATCTATTTAGCAGTAGTTCTTACTCGTAAGAATGGCCTTGAAGAGGAGCCTTTTTTTGCAATTCTGCAAATTCCATCAAATCTGCCGAGATGTATCCCTCTTCCACACCGATCAAACAGTAAGAA
This Paenibacillus sp. FSL R5-0345 DNA region includes the following protein-coding sequences:
- a CDS encoding 3D domain-containing protein yields the protein MKNKFRTIKALAAVMGISALLHAVPAHADSVHIAKEGNTFYTLSKQYNVGMNELMKANPNVAALNIYEGLEITIPSKMQAESVTTTTTTTDNSPVITPNLNVNSGTKTVEAWGKTFNYDKTIQVKASAYSSASSENGGWGAVDYFGNPLKLGTIAVDPNVIPLGTKVLVTGHSHDGLPKDAFLATATDVGGAIKGNRIDIFIPGSQSFVSSFGYQYVQLYIVK